Below is a genomic region from Desulfobacter sp..
CCGAGATGGGACTCCAACTCTCCTTCAAGAGCAGCTTCAGCAAGATTTTTGATTAATGATGTAAGGACGCCGCCCTTACCTGTGAAGGGTTTACCTTCCTGGATGCCTTTAAGGGCTTTTTGAAAATCAAATTCGGTGTTTTCTTCGGTCATGTCAGTTCTCCTTATTTAGCTGAGTATATCAGCTTTCATTCAACTGACACAGAATTTTGAACGCCCTCAATAATCACCCCGAGCGGGGCCCATCATGCGGTTTTGCGGGGATCTAAAAACCACACCATGAACAAAGGCTAAATTTTGCCCGGATTATTACCATTTTGATTGGAAAAATACAAGCACCCTGAAAAGGAGGTGTTGATTCATGACAAATTTGTAGTTTGGCAGGAATTGAAATCACAAATTTGTGTTCTAACCTGTGGCAGCCCCTGGGTGAATCCTGGGGATTACCCTATATTTTCTTTACATTATCCATCTTCCAGATTAAAAAACCTGTGCCTGTAAACGGCCCCAATATCATACCAACGGAGAGAACAAATGCTAGAGAAAATTGCCATTTCCCAGGACTGCGGCTTATATCGCATGACTTCGGGAAAACATATAGATTCAATTGTTGCCACCACCCCTGAAACCCGTGCCATTTCAAACAATCCCAAGGTGATGGGGCTTGATTATACCCATCAACTTAAAGCGGCTTGTGCAAGGATTTTAAAGCAGTTGTCAGCCCAGGGCATTTCCTGTCTGGAAGAAAAACAGACCATTGTTTATGATATTCTCAGGGGCGGGTTGAATTTCGGGCTCAGGGAGGCGCTGGGAAAGGCCTTTGGCTGGAACCGCCACGGGTGTTCCTTTATTTCGGCCCAGCGGGCCCGGGATGATGATTCCCCTGAACGATGGCACATTGTAGAGAGTGAATATTCCAAGGTTTATATGCCTAAAACAGCCTCCATTGTCATCGGGGATGTGGTGGCCACGGGCACCAGTCTTGAGCATGCCATGCAGGCCCTGGTGTCAGAGGCTGAAAAACAGGGCACCAAACTCCGGTCCATTGTCTTTTTTACCATTGGCGGCCCCAGGGCCGGTGAAATTCTTGAGAACATGGATGCCATGTGCCGCAAACGGTTTCCCGGTTATGAAAAAACCTGTCTTGTCTATCTGGAAGGCTGTTTTACCGTGCCCACCCAAAAGACCCGGGTCAGGATAAAGGTTACCGGAACCGATCTGCTCCGCCTCAATGCCGTCATGGCCCCTGAATTTATCACCTCCCAATATGAAGATCCCAGCTTTCCCATCCAGCGCTGTGCCATTTATGATGCCGGATCCAGGGCGTTCTGGCCCCCTGAATACCTTGACGACCTCCATGATTATTGGACCCGGGTCAAGGGATTGGCCGATGAAGGGGTGACCTTTGAACAGCTTTTGGCTGAACGCTGTCCCGACCTTGATCCCCAGCGGTTCGGACCGGTGGATTTAGGCGAGGTGTGTAATCGTTCCCTTGCCTGGATCCAATCCATGATCTAAAAAAAAATTCAGGGTCAGGCAGGTGCCTGACCCTGGCCGTTTTGATCTGGTTTTGTACGGGTAAAAGGGCAAGCCGGGTCGAAAAAGCGCAATGGGTTCCCTGGGTTATTTCCTTGAAAAAGGTTTACAATCTGTTCAGATTTCTGTAAGTATCCGGCCTTGCTTGTAAACCAGACTTAAGGAAAAATTATGGCCCCTATTTTCGGCATTGACTTTGGTACGTCCAACTCAGCGGTATCTGTTTCTAAAAACAATACCGTGACACTTCTCAATGTGGATCCTGAAAATCCCATCTCCAATTCCCTTAAATCCATCCTGTATTTTTTAAAACAGGGGGGAGATACCCGCTCTTTTGTCGGGTATGAAGGGGTTCGTCAATATATTGAGAATGAGGCCGAAGGCCGTTATATGCAGTCCATTAAAACCTTTCTGCCGGATACGGGGTTTGAAAAAACATCTATTTACGGGAAAACCTATACCTTGGAAGAATTAATTTCCATTTTTCTCAAGGTGATGAAGGAGAGGGGCGAACGCCTGATTAATGAAGAGGTGACAGACCTGGTTCTGGGCAGGCCTGTGATTTTTTCCCAGGACAGGGTGCGGGAGCAGACCGCCCAGGACCGCTTGATCCGGGCGGCCCACCTGGCCGGATTTAAAAATGTGGAATTCCAGATGGAGCCCATTGCAGCAGCACTTGCCCATGAAAAGAGCATGGCCCATGGAAAGGAAGAAATTGTCCTGGTCGGAGATTTCGGGGCGGGCAGTTCGGATTTTACCATTCACAGGGCCAGACAGGGTGCGGGGAAAACCATGGACCAGAGGCAGAAGGATATTCTTTCTGTGGGCGGGGTCTATATTGGCGGCGATAATTTTGACTCCATGATCATGCGGGAAAAAATCGCCTGGCATTATGGACGGGATGTGGAGGTCAAATCCATGTTCAGTGATAATCTTACAGGCCTTTCCCCCCTGGTGATCCGCAGGCTCATGCAATGGCATCTGATCCCCCAGCTGCGCCGGCCCGCCACATTGAACAATATCAAAGAGCTTAAGGTCGGCGCCAAGCTCAGGGATAAAAAGCGCCTGGAAAATCTTGAGAATCTCATTCATTCCAATTACGGGTATCTGCTTTTTAAGGCCATTGAAAAGGCCAAGTGCGGATTATCCGACCATGGGAGTGCCCAGGTTGTTTTTAACGATTCTGGCATGGCCATTGACGAACCTGTGTTCAGAAAAGAATTTGAAACCATGATCCAGGAAGAAATAGCCTCCCTTGACCAATGCATTGACCAGACCCTGTCCAATGCCGGGCTGGAGCCTGATGATATTGACCTGGTCTTTTTGACGGGCGGTTCTTCATATATTCCTTTGATCAGGGCCTTGTTCGAGGAAAAAATCGGACACCAAAAAATACGGATCGGTGATGCCTTTACCTCGGTGGCTTATGGCCTGGGCCTGTATGCCAGTTTTCTAGCCTAACCTTCCCGGTCTTGTTTTTTCCGGTGCTGTCGTCGGTCTCAGCTTTTTAGTATACGCTTGTATTTATTTTCGCCTTGCCGGAGGTCTTGCCAGAAGTTTTGACGGCCGTCCGGGCGGTCTTGGCGGGCGTACAATGGGCGGTGTGGGTTTGGGCTTTGGCGGGCGGACACCCGGGGGCGGGGGCCTGTGATGGTGGTGGCGGTGATGATAGGTTCCCCAGTGCATTCCGTAATGGACACTCACATAGGGATCAACACTTGTGGTGCCGCAACCGCCGGCCAAGGCAAAAACAAGGCCGGCGAACAAGAAGAAAAACAGCTGTCTGGCGCTCATTATTGATCCTCCCCAGTTGTTTGAGTTGGTAATTGCTGAACGGCAAATACCGCCCCGGACGGATCAGATATGATTGCCACATGGCCTTCCTTGACATTTGGCTCGGGGCTGACAAGGATTTTTCCGCCTAATTTTTCTGCTCTATGGGAAATCAAGGCCACATCGGCCACGGCAATATAGGGAAGCCAGTTGGGTTTAACATGGTCCCAGGTGATTTGAACAATGCCTGCCACAGATCGGTTTTCTTTGGTCAAAAAGGTGTATTGGCCAAAGGGTTCCATGCTGATTTCCCGTGTGCCATAGCCTGCGATCCCTTGGTAGAATTGAATTGCCGCATCCTTATGGGTGGTCCATAGTTCACTGCCCATCCATTGATTTTCCAATGTTTCCGGGGGCATGGGATCTCCGCCTTTGGCCCTGACAATGCCGAAGATGGCGCCCTGGGGATCAATGGCCACACAGACCCTGCCCCTGTCCGGCAGGTCTTTGGGCGGAATATAGAGGCTTCCCTTATTTTTCTGGATGATTTCGGATACCTCGTCAACATTTGTGACTGAAATAAACCCCAGCCATCTGGATTCTTTGATTTCTTTTTTCAGGGGTTTGGAATAGACGGCATTGCCAATGGGAACCCCGTTTTTCAAAATGGTCCGGACATTGGGGCTGCCCAGGTGTTCAAAAGACCAGCCAAACAATTTTTCATAAAAAAGGCTACAGCCTGTCAAATCATCTGTATATAAATCAAACCAGACAAATCGGCCCTCATGATATTGCCCTGTGGCCGTCTGGCTCATTTCAGGAAGCTTGATCCGGGTGCTGGCGCATCCCCAAAAAAAAGAGGCAAGGCAAAGATAAAAGAGCAAAATGGAAAAGACTTTAATCGGACTTGGGCATGTTTTTAAAGGCATTTTTTGTATCCCGATAGATTAACCAAAATTAAAATTGAGGATGCTATGATGAATTGTTTAGCAGATTATAGGGAAAAGTCAACTTCATCAGGGCTCACGCATGTAAATATTGTAAAGTGCCTATAGTTTTGATTGGTTCAAGTATCATCCAAACATAACTTCCTCCAGATATTTGATATCCATAGCAGCATTCAACCTTTTGGTTTTTACACTCCCTTTAAATGTCTTATTGTTCCGTAATAAATTTAATGCAATGTGCCGAATCGCTGCAAAATTCTCAGGAGAGTTCCCCTTTCTGACTCTGCTTTCGTCTTCACGGAACGCAATATCCAATACCCAATGCACTGAATTTTCAATTCCCCAATGCCTCCTGACAGCATTACCAAAAATATTGGGGTCGCTATCCAGGCTCGATATATAATATCGCTTTTCATGACTGATCTGGCCGTCCATTTCCCGGGTGGATTCAATCATTCCAATACTTTTCAAACCTTTCCAACTTTTTTTATCTTCAAACCAATCAATATCAGAGGTTATCACAGCCCTGCGCGTTTCGACTCGACCGTGCCCTCCGTCAACACTGGTCTGTTCATTAAACTGGTACCCCTGATTTTTCATTTCTTCCATTTTATTGAAAAAAAGTACCGCTTCATCATGCAAGGTTTTATGATTTTCTTTCAGGGCAAGGACATAGTCACACCCTTTGTTTATTATGGTTTCAGCGATTTTCTTTTGAGTGCCCATGGCATCAATGGTTATGGGCGCATTCCCATTTTCCCGGTTTTAAAAAGGCCTGTCTTTTAGAGCAAAAAGAATGATATCCTCTGTTACGCTGAAATGAACATAAATGGATTGTGCTAATGAAGAAAGCTGAAGATTGTAATACTGTTGATGAAGTCCTTGCATGCCTCAAAGAACTGGAAGAAGATCCAAATCGCTTGGTTCGTAACGCTAACGAATTAAAACAGATGGAGCAGGAAATCCTTGAGTATACAAATCGGATAAGCGCCTTTTTTTTAAAAAAAAGATCCAGGCCTCAGTAGATTCCTCTGAACAGGTCGACCAAGAAAAAGAATTGATGTCCAATTGGCCGGGACGGATGAAAAGCGAAAGGCTTGAGACCGTTTGGATTCAGCTTTGTACAGATAGTTCGGTTGATATTCATGTTCGATACTATCGAAGGTCCTGTGACCGCCGAAAAGGAAAAAGATATAAAGGTGCATACGCTGGTTTAATCCTTCTTGGAATCCATGATCGCTACTCGCCTGCTTTGGCTTCTATGGTGAGTTCTTGGTCAGCCTTATTAAGTTCTTTTGAAGAAGTCCGTCAAGTGCTTTGTGACCGTGGGATGACGTTGGGTATAAAGGTCATCCGCAAACTGACCTATCGGTACGCAGAGCGGGCTCGAGCCGAACAACAAGCGGGCCGAATCCCATTAAATGATGGAGATTTACTTGAAGGGCGGCGAGTCGTTATCAGCACTGATGGTGGCCGCACTCGGCTCAGAGAGAAGAAAAGGGGACCAAAAACCCAAAAGGATAGAACCCGATTTCGTGGGGCATGGCGAGAACCCAAGCTTTTGATCATTTATGTAGTGGACGCCCATGGAAAACAAGAAAAAAGCTTTTCACCATTTATTGATGGCTGTTTCAATGGACCGGATGGTGTATTCCACTTGTTAAAGGGTTATTTGAACTCCCTTCATATTCAGAACTCAGACAAAATACTGTTTGTTGCAGATGGGGCACATTGGATTTGGAATCGAATCCCTGGACTGCTAAAAGCATTGGGTTTGGCTCCTGAGCGTGTGTATGAACTTCTCGATTTCTACCATGCAGTTGAGCATCTGGGTACAGTAGCAGGCTTAAGGAAGACCTGGTCATCCAAGGAACGCAAACGCTGGGTATTGAAGCAGCGAGGTCTTCTGCTGAAGGGAAAGGCGATTGAGGTGGTACAGGCCGTCCAGAAGCTTTGTAGAGGCAGAAACAGTAAGGCTATCAAGACGGAACGGGATTATTTTGTGCGCAATGAATTGAGGCTTAATTTCTCAACTGTAAAAGCGTTGAACTTACCTATTGGCAGCGGTGCTATTGAAAGTTCGATTCGGAGAGTCGTGAATTTACGTCTTAAAGGTCCATGCATCTTTTGGTATCGGGAGAATGCAGAAAAAATGATTATGCTGCGATCATTTTATAAAGCAGGGCGTTGGAACTGCCTGAAGCAGATGGCAAACATGCACAATCCAGTGCCAGCGGTATAACCGGGAAAATGGGAATGCGCCCATGGTTATAATGCAGCCCGAGATATCTAAAAGTTTTAAAAGATTTGGAATGGCCGTAATTTCAGAGGGCGTTCAAAATTCTGTGTCAGTTGAATGAAAGCTGATATACTCAGCTAAATAAGGAGAACTGACATGACCGAAGAAAACACCGAATTTGATTTTCAAAAAGCCCTTAAAGGCATCCAGGAAGGTAAACCCTTCACAGGTAAGGGCGGCGTCCTTACATCATTAATCAAAAATCTTGCTGAAGCTGATCTTGAAGGAGAGTTGGAGTCCCATCTCGGGCAGGAAGTTTCTGCCAACCGCCGTAATGGAAAAAGCAAAAAGACCATTAAATCCCTGGATGGTAAATTTGAGCTGGAAACCCCGCGTGACAGGGCCGGAACCTTCTCTCCACAGATCGTCAAAAAACATCAGACAACGCTCAGCGATGAAATTGAAAGAAAGATAATAGCCCTTTACGGCCTGGGCATGAGTTATAATGATATGGCTTCCCATTTACAGGAAATCTATGGACTTGAGATTTCAAATGCCACTCTGAGCACCATTACCGATAAAATCATCCATACCGTCAAAGAATGGCAGGCCAGGCCGTTGGAAAATGTGTACCCAATCGTATGGCTTGATGCCATACATTATAAAGTACGAGAAAACGGAAAGGTCGGCAGCAAAGCCGTTTACACAATTCTTGGGGTGAATATCGAGGGCCGCAAAGAGGTTCTTGGGCTGTACATATCCGAGAATGAGGGTGCGAACTTCTGGCTGCAGGTGTTAACAGACCTTTCAAACCGAGGGGTAAAAGATATCCTGATTGCCTGTGTTGATGGTCTAAAAGGTTTTCCCGAGGCCATTGAGACCATATTCCCGGACACAGAAGTTCAACTCTGCGTAGTCCACCAGATCCGAAATTCATTGAAATACGTTGGTTCCAAAAATAAAAAGGAATTTATGGCAGATCTAAAACGTGTTTATAAAGCGGTCAATAAGGATCTGGCCGAAGAAGAACTGGATATCTTGGAAAATAAATGGAATGACAAATACCCGATTGTGATAAAATCCTGGCGGAACAACTGGGAACGCCTCAGTCATTTCTTTAAATATCCAGAAGAGATTCGACGGATAATATACACCACAAATACCATTGAGGCTGTGCATCGACAGTTTCGAAAACTGACCAAAACAAAGGGATCATTCCCGAACCAGGACAGCCTGTTAAAACTGCTTTACATGGGGATCCAGAACGCCAGTAAAAAATGGACAATGCCGATTCAAAATTGGTCACTGACAATTTCCCAGTTGGCAATTTTCTTTGAAGGCCGGCTGGATAAAGAGCTGGGAATTTGATAGGGATTTATTTACAGATGGAAAAGATGGTTCCAGGAACTCCGCTCCAGCAAAAGTCAACTCCTCCGACGTGGCTGATTGAAGGCCCATTCTCGGACCTGACTTTTACTTCCGCTGGCGCTGAGGCAGATCCGGGAACCGAAACCGTGACACAGAATTCTGAACATTCCCTAATTTCATTTGATTTTTCTTCGGTTTTTAATTGCCCTAAAACCACTTTATTAGACGAAGCCCACGCACTGATCATATGAATGGCTTTCTTATCATTGGAGGTATCGTGTGAACGCCTTAGAGTTTTGCCGTCGATTGCAATGACTTGACCTTTGGTCATCTTTGCAACCGACTGAACCCAGTGCATAAAACTGCTCTGAAATTCATTCGGGTTCATCCTTTCAAAAATTCTGCCAAAGGTGTCATGGGAGGGTATCCCATGGGGAAGGCTTAGAAATTTTGACAACCACCTTTTTCTCTTTTTGCCAAAGTTTTCAATTTGCTCATAAGTGTCTGCGCCAGCAACTACCGCACAAATTGCGATGATGACGACATCAATTAAATTATGAAGCTTATTGTGGTGTCTGGGGTCCTGAATATTGTCAAAAAAAGTTTCAAGAGATTTTTTTTTCGTTCATTGGCAACTCCTTGTGTTTATTGCCATATATATCGTATCTGTGCAGCGATGTCTAGGAAAATTTTGTTCGATGCTCATATACTATAGCAAGCCAGGAGAGCCAGGCTGGGATAGGGTGAAGGGGGTGGCGTGGCGTAAATGAGCGGCCCGCCAGGACGGCATAGGTCCGATCATTTCCGCTTCTTAAGCGGTCAGGACGACCGCTTAAGATTTAACGGAATCCCCCTCACCTATTCCAGCCGGGTAAGGACGAATCTTAATAAAAGTTACATGCGATGACCCTGTCAACTTCATGTGAACGCGTTGCCAGTCTGTTGTTCGTTCCCACCTCCTTTTTTATAGAGGCGGTCGAGAGGGTTCTGCACCCGATGAATATCCTTGCGCATGACATGGGTATATATTTCCGTGGTTTTTACATCAGCGTGCCCGAGAAGTTCTTGCAAGACGCGGATGTTCACACCATGCTCAAGCATATGAGTGGCAAAAGAGTGACGCAGGGTGTGGACGGTGGCTCGTTTATCAATATCGGATTTTGCCACCGCCGTTTTTACTGCTTTTTGTAATCCTGACTCAAGAACATGGTGACGCCGCTCGATCTTACTACGCGGATCAATAGAGCGGGAACGAGCAGGAAAGACATACTGCCACCCGGTTTTTTTTGCCGCGTTTTTATACTTTTTTGCCAGGGCATTGGGCAGATACACAGCACCAAAGCCCTCATCAAGATCCTGTTGGTGGAGACTTTTTACACGCGCAATTTGCTGCAACAGTTCCTCTACGACCATTTTAGGAAGATAGGTGGTACGGTCTTTTCCGCCCTTGCCATCTCTGACATAAATCTGACCCTGCCCAAAATCCACATCCTGGATGCGCAGCCTGATACACTCCATAAGCCGGATGCCGGACCCGTAGATCAGTCTCGCCATCAGCATGTGTGTGCCACGCATATGATCCAATACGCTTTTCACCTCCTTTTCTGTCAAAACAGTTGGCGGCCGTCTTTTCCGTTTTGAGCGAACAGGTGCGATTGAGGCATCAAGAGGGTTTAACAGAACATCACGGTAGAGAAATACCAGGGCATTAAGTGCCTGCCTCTGGGTAGAGGCGGCTACTTTTTCATGGGTAGCAAGGTGGGAGAGAAAACGCTCAATTTCTTTTTCCCCCATATCCTTTGGATGGACTTTTTTTTCAAAAAAATAGATATAGCGCATAATCCATTGGCAATAGGTCCTTTCTGTGGACCTTGCATAATGATAATAGCGCAACGTTTCGCGGACTTGGTCAAGCAGCTTAAAGTTTGGATTAGGAGTGAATTTTTTCTTGTTTTCCATGGCAACCATGATAATACTTGTTCTCATGGAGAATGTAAAGAATGGCTTGATATCCTGGAATAAGTTTTCCAGTTTAACAACAGTAATCAAAAATAATATGGAAAATATTTGCAGAGATAAGGCTATATGATGTAAAGTTTCCAATTATTATCACTGTTGGACGTCGTAATAAACATATGGAGGTTTAATGCCAACTTTTATAAATGATAATTTCTCTCTCTTTTATAATGAAAAGGGTTCCGGCCAGCTTTTATTGATACTTCCCGGAAATACAGCGTCTTCCGCATGTCATGAGGGAGAACTGGATCATTTTGGGAAATACTATCATACAGTATCTTTGGATTTTCGAGGAACAGGTAAGTCACAGCGTTTATCATCATGGCAGGATGATTGGTGGGATAAGTGTGCAAAACTGCGTGGTTATGGGAACAAGTGGTGGGGCGAATATAGCATTGCTTCTCGCAATCAAATATCCTGAACAAGTTACAGGAGTCATAGCAGATAGCTGTGCCGAATTATTTTCACCAAAGGATTTGCGTAAGGAAGTAGCGAACAGAGAATTACGTACCAAAGATCAGATAGACTTTTGGGAATATGCAAATGGTGATGACTGGGAAGATGTCGTGAACGAAGACAGTAAGCTATTGTTGAGTTTTGCGGATAGGGGTGGGAATCTTTTTGACGGAAGGCTGGACGCTATAAACTGCCCTGTTCTTCTTACCGGCAGTTTAAAAGATTCTTTTATTACTGATATTGGTGAACAGAACATACGTATGGCCAAACAAATTCAAAATTGCATCACCTTCTTAAGTAATGACGGAGAGCACCCTTTTATGTGGACGTGTCCCGATGTATTTCGATTTGTGTCTTATCAGTTTCTGAAAGAATGGGGTAAGTGATAGCACGCCCAACCAAAAAATTCAGCGGACGCAAAAAGCCGCGCCGCTGATTTAAATCGTTCTGTGTTTTGTGCAAATACTAAAATTTGTGTTGCGCATTGCGCATCATGCTGTATACTTAACTCATGATAAAAACCTTTAAACACAAAGGGCTGCGTAAGTTCTTTGAAACTGGTAAGTTGTCAGGTATTCAACCCGGGCACAAACAAAAGCTCAGAATTCGACTGATCGCACTTGATACGGCAACATGCATAGAAGATATGAATACTCCCGGTTGGCGGCTCCATAGTTTAAAAGGTGATCGCCAAGGATTATGGGCGATTGATGTAAACAAAAACTGGCGTATCGTTTTTGAGTTTAAAGATGGGAATGCCTATATTGTAGATTATGAGGATTATCACTAATGGCCATGTATAACCCTCCCCACCCTGGGGAATTCATCAAAGAAGTTTATTTGGAGCCTTTAAATGTATCGCCCCGCAGCGTTGCTTTACAACTCAAGGTTTCGCCTTCAACCTTCTCAAGGCTCATTAAAGGACAGAGTGCAATCAGTCCTGGAATGGCTCTACGACTATCAAAATGCTTGGGCCGTAGTCCTGAAAGTTGGCTTCGTATGCAGGACAGCTATGACCTTTGGCAAGCTAAACAAAGTATCGATCTTTCTGAAATAGAGCCACTATCAATTCCAGCTTAAGTAATTTGTCGAAAACCACACAGAACCCATCACTGGACGGGACCGCGAGCAG
It encodes:
- a CDS encoding Hsp70 family protein, which gives rise to MAPIFGIDFGTSNSAVSVSKNNTVTLLNVDPENPISNSLKSILYFLKQGGDTRSFVGYEGVRQYIENEAEGRYMQSIKTFLPDTGFEKTSIYGKTYTLEELISIFLKVMKERGERLINEEVTDLVLGRPVIFSQDRVREQTAQDRLIRAAHLAGFKNVEFQMEPIAAALAHEKSMAHGKEEIVLVGDFGAGSSDFTIHRARQGAGKTMDQRQKDILSVGGVYIGGDNFDSMIMREKIAWHYGRDVEVKSMFSDNLTGLSPLVIRRLMQWHLIPQLRRPATLNNIKELKVGAKLRDKKRLENLENLIHSNYGYLLFKAIEKAKCGLSDHGSAQVVFNDSGMAIDEPVFRKEFETMIQEEIASLDQCIDQTLSNAGLEPDDIDLVFLTGGSSYIPLIRALFEEKIGHQKIRIGDAFTSVAYGLGLYASFLA
- a CDS encoding VOC family protein, with protein sequence MPLKTCPSPIKVFSILLFYLCLASFFWGCASTRIKLPEMSQTATGQYHEGRFVWFDLYTDDLTGCSLFYEKLFGWSFEHLGSPNVRTILKNGVPIGNAVYSKPLKKEIKESRWLGFISVTNVDEVSEIIQKNKGSLYIPPKDLPDRGRVCVAIDPQGAIFGIVRAKGGDPMPPETLENQWMGSELWTTHKDAAIQFYQGIAGYGTREISMEPFGQYTFLTKENRSVAGIVQITWDHVKPNWLPYIAVADVALISHRAEKLGGKILVSPEPNVKEGHVAIISDPSGAVFAVQQLPTQTTGEDQ
- a CDS encoding ISAs1 family transposase; translated protein: MGTQKKIAETIINKGCDYVLALKENHKTLHDEAVLFFNKMEEMKNQGYQFNEQTSVDGGHGRVETRRAVITSDIDWFEDKKSWKGLKSIGMIESTREMDGQISHEKRYYISSLDSDPNIFGNAVRRHWGIENSVHWVLDIAFREDESRVRKGNSPENFAAIRHIALNLLRNNKTFKGSVKTKRLNAAMDIKYLEEVMFG
- a CDS encoding IS256 family transposase; protein product: MTEENTEFDFQKALKGIQEGKPFTGKGGVLTSLIKNLAEADLEGELESHLGQEVSANRRNGKSKKTIKSLDGKFELETPRDRAGTFSPQIVKKHQTTLSDEIERKIIALYGLGMSYNDMASHLQEIYGLEISNATLSTITDKIIHTVKEWQARPLENVYPIVWLDAIHYKVRENGKVGSKAVYTILGVNIEGRKEVLGLYISENEGANFWLQVLTDLSNRGVKDILIACVDGLKGFPEAIETIFPDTEVQLCVVHQIRNSLKYVGSKNKKEFMADLKRVYKAVNKDLAEEELDILENKWNDKYPIVIKSWRNNWERLSHFFKYPEEIRRIIYTTNTIEAVHRQFRKLTKTKGSFPNQDSLLKLLYMGIQNASKKWTMPIQNWSLTISQLAIFFEGRLDKELGI
- a CDS encoding ISAs1 family transposase, with the translated sequence MQDPRHHNKLHNLIDVVIIAICAVVAGADTYEQIENFGKKRKRWLSKFLSLPHGIPSHDTFGRIFERMNPNEFQSSFMHWVQSVAKMTKGQVIAIDGKTLRRSHDTSNDKKAIHMISAWASSNKVVLGQLKTEEKSNEIRECSEFCVTVSVPGSASAPAEVKVRSENGPSISHVGGVDFCWSGVPGTIFSICK
- a CDS encoding integron integrase, giving the protein MENKKKFTPNPNFKLLDQVRETLRYYHYARSTERTYCQWIMRYIYFFEKKVHPKDMGEKEIERFLSHLATHEKVAASTQRQALNALVFLYRDVLLNPLDASIAPVRSKRKRRPPTVLTEKEVKSVLDHMRGTHMLMARLIYGSGIRLMECIRLRIQDVDFGQGQIYVRDGKGGKDRTTYLPKMVVEELLQQIARVKSLHQQDLDEGFGAVYLPNALAKKYKNAAKKTGWQYVFPARSRSIDPRSKIERRHHVLESGLQKAVKTAVAKSDIDKRATVHTLRHSFATHMLEHGVNIRVLQELLGHADVKTTEIYTHVMRKDIHRVQNPLDRLYKKGGGNEQQTGNAFT
- a CDS encoding alpha/beta hydrolase: MGNTIIQYLWIFEEQVSHSVYHHGRMIGGISVQNCVVMGTSGGANIALLLAIKYPEQVTGVIADSCAELFSPKDLRKEVANRELRTKDQIDFWEYANGDDWEDVVNEDSKLLLSFADRGGNLFDGRLDAINCPVLLTGSLKDSFITDIGEQNIRMAKQIQNCITFLSNDGEHPFMWTCPDVFRFVSYQFLKEWGK
- a CDS encoding type II toxin-antitoxin system RelE/ParE family toxin, which produces MIKTFKHKGLRKFFETGKLSGIQPGHKQKLRIRLIALDTATCIEDMNTPGWRLHSLKGDRQGLWAIDVNKNWRIVFEFKDGNAYIVDYEDYH
- a CDS encoding HigA family addiction module antidote protein, whose translation is MAMYNPPHPGEFIKEVYLEPLNVSPRSVALQLKVSPSTFSRLIKGQSAISPGMALRLSKCLGRSPESWLRMQDSYDLWQAKQSIDLSEIEPLSIPA